The genome window TAAAAACTATTAAATGAGGGGCCCTTATTTcttttacttttttttattaataaccaatatatttaaaatactaaaaaaaatatatatacataataaaaaaaaaaaaaaaaaaaaaaaaaatatacataaatatatacatatatatatataattataatatttctttttattatccTTACATCctttattttctttttgtgGTTTCCTCGAATTAAAAACGAATCCGGTTTTTCAATGACGTCACTATTGCATATACTTTTAATTTCTCTTTTAAGAAtcttcaaaaaaaataaatcacaaaatgaaataaagaaaaaataaaactGTTCTcattcacatatatatatatatatatatatatttttttttttgttgaCTTACTTCTTTGTTTCCCttaatttttcttataaCAGTTATAACCagatttttattatttttgtattttaaaaaaacagGCAAATTATCTGACGCTATATaaggagaaaaaaaaaaaattaaatcTACATATGGCTACCCACAAATACATAAGgtttatatgtatgtatatatgtatgtatatatgtatgtatttatttatttatttattttatcttattaatataatgCTGTTATAATGTAATACCTGTTCTCCTTATATAAAAGGgtattttgtttattttttttttgtaagaatttaaatattcattgTATATACTAAAGTATGATTTTGGTGTAtgcatatatttaaataaattcattc of Plasmodium gaboni strain SY75 chromosome Unknown, whole genome shotgun sequence contains these proteins:
- a CDS encoding putative mitochondrial ribosomal protein L49 precursor, encoding MNLFKYMHTPKSYFSIYNEYLNSYKKKINKIPFYIRRTASDNLPVFLKYKNNKNLVITVIRKIKGNKEILKREIKSICNSDVIEKPDSFLIRGNHKKKIKDYFKYIGY